TTCTCCTGCATCCTGTACTCGTGAACCTCGTCCTCGAGCTCGCGGACGCGGGCGCGCAGGTCGTCGAGCTCGGCCTCGCGCTCGAGCATCCTCTCGCGCATGTCGAGGATGCGCACGACACCCGCGAGGTTGATGCCCTCGTCGGTGAGCTTGGAGATGAGGTTGAGCCGCTCGATGTCGGCCTGGCTGTACAGGCGCGTGTTTCCGCGCGAGCGCCCGGGCGTGACCAGGCCCTTCTGCTCGTAGACGCGCAGGGTCTGCGGGTGCATGCCCGTGAGCTCTGCGGCGACGCTGATCATGTAGAGCGGCTTGTCGCGGTCGCGACCGCGCTCCCGCGCGTCCTTATCGCTTGGCGCCATAGCGCATGACCTCCTCGCGGTAGTCTCGCGTGTCCGCGTCGCACAGGGCGGCGAGGGCGTCACGCTCCTTCTTGGAGAGCATCGTCGGGACCTTCACGCGCACGGTCACGAACAGCGCGCCGCGCGTCCCCTTGCGCTTGACGTTCGGGGCGCCCAGGTCGCGGAAGCGGAAGGTCTTGCCGTCCTGCGTGCCGGCGGGCACCTTGAGGCGGACCTCCGTGCCGTCGGGCGTGGGGACGTCGACCGTGGTGCCGAGCGTGGCCTCGTAGATGCTGAGCGGCAGCTCCATGCGCACGTCGGCTCCGTCGCGCTTGAAGACGGGGTGCTCGGCGACGTGCGTGGTGATCACGAGGTCGCCGCGGTCGCCGCCGTTGGTGCCGTACTCGCCGCGGCCGCGGTAGCGGAGCTTGCCGCCGTCCACGGCGCCCGCGGGGATCTTGATCGTGAGCGTCTGCTCCTCGCCGGTGGAGGGAACGCGGTAGGTCGCCTTGCGCGTGGCGCCGCGGAAGGCCTCCTCTGCCGAGACGTCCACCGACATCGTGAGGTCAGACCCCTTGGTCGGGCGGTTCGCGGCGCGCGCGGCGCCCGCCCCGCCGAAGATCGACGAGAAGTCAAACCCGCCGAAGCCCCCGTCGCCTCCTCGCACGCTGTTGAAGATGTCGGACCAGTCGCCGCCCACGTTGGTCGTGTAGGTGTACCGGCCGCGCCCGCCCGAGCCGCCGAAGTCGGCACCGGGGATGCCGCCAAACATGAGCATCTGGTCGTACTCGCGACGCTTCTTGGGGTCGGAGAGCGTGGTGTACGCCTCGCTGACCTCCTTGAACTTCTGCTCGTCCCCGCCGGCGTCGGGGTGATACTTCGCGGCAAGCTTGCGGAACGCCCGCTTGATCTCGTCGTCGGAAGCGTCGCGCTTCACGCCCAGGATGTCGTAGTAGCTCTTGTTGGTTGCCATGTCACACGCGCCTCCTTTCGCGTCTCAGGGCCCGGCGAGAAGGACGCGGGGCCGCTAGGCCTCGTCCCTCTCGGCGTCTTCGCCCTCCTTGGCCTCGGCGTCGTCCGCCTGCTCGGCGGGACGCTTGGGGCCTCCGTAGGTCACCGTCACCATCGCGGTGCGGATGACCTTGTCGCCCATGCGGTAGCCCTTCTGGTAGACCTGGGCCACCGTCTCGTCGAAGGCCTCCGCGTCCTCCACGCGGCCGACGGCCTGGTGGGCAAGCGGGTCGAAGGCCTCCCCCGCCGGGTCGATGGGCTCGACGCCCTCCTTGGCGAGCACGCCGAGCATCTTGGCGTGCACCGCGGAGACTCCGTCGACGAACTGCTTGAGCTGGGCGTCGTCCTCGGTCGCGCCGGCGTGCTCGATGGCGCGCTCGATGTCGTCGATCACGGGCAGCAGGTTGGTGACCAGGCCCTCGGCGGCGCGCTCCCTCTCGGCCAGGCGCTCGGCCGCCGTGCGGCGCCGGAAGTTCTCCCAGTCGGCCTGGAGGCGCAGCATGCGGTCCGTGGCGTCGGCGGCCTCCCGCTTTGCGGCCTCGATCTGGTCCTCCACGTCGGAGAGCCTCTTCTGCAGCTCGTCTCGCTCCTCGCGGAGCTTGCCGGCGTCCGCGGCGAGCTCGCGCTCGGCCGCCTCCTCGCCGGCGCGGATCGCGGCCTCCACGCGGGCGCGCTCCTCGGCGTCGTCGTCGGGAGCGGCCTCGGGCGCGGGCTCCGCACCCTGGTCGGCGGCCGCGGCCTCCGCGGCCTCGACCTCGTCGGGCCCCAGGGCCTCGTTCTTCTCGTCCTCTACCTCGATGGGCACTTTCACGTCACCCTCCTCGACTCATCTGACGATGAAGAGGGACCGTCCCCCTTCATCAGCGGGGGCGGCCGCGAAGCCGTGGCCGCCCCCGATTCCAAAGCTGTGTTGCGCGGCCTGCGGACTAGTTGTTCTTGTCGTCGTCCACGACCTCGTAGTCGGCGTCCACGACGTCGTCGGAGCCGCCCTGCGCGGCGCCCGCGCCGGCGTCGCCGCCCGCGTCGGTGGTGGAGTAGACGATCTGCGCGAGCTTCTGGGAAGCCTCGGTGAGCTTGTCGCCGGCGGCGCGGATGGCGTCGACGTCGGTGCCCTCGAGCGCCTTCTTTGCGTCGGCGATGGCGGACTCGACCTCGGACTTCTGGTCGGCCGGGACCTTGTCGCCGAGGTCCTTCAGAGTCTGCTCGGCACCGTAGCACAGCGAGTCGACCTGGTTGCGGACCTCGATCTCGTCCTTGTGCTTCTTGTCCTCCTCGGCGTGCGCCTCGGCGTCCTTGACCATGCGGTCGACCTCGTCGTCGGAGAGCGCGGTGGAACCGGAGATGGTGATCTCCTGGCTCTTGCCGGTGGCCTTGTCCTTGGCGGTGACCTTCACGATGCCGTTGGCGTCGATGTCGAAGGTGACCTCGATCTGCGGCACGCCGCGGCGCGCGGCGGGGATGCCGGTGAGCTGGAACTTGCCGAGGGACTTGTTGTCGGCGGCCATCTCGCGCTCGCCCTGCAGGACGTTGATCTCGACGGAGGTCTGGTTGTCGGCCGCCGTGGAGTAGATCTCGGTCTTGGACGTGGGGATCGTGGTGTTGCGGTCGATCATCTTGGTCATGACGCCGCCCATGGTCTCGACGCCGAGCGAGAGCGGCGTGACGTCGAGCAGCAGGATGCCCGAGACGTCGCCGGTGAGGACGCCGCCCTGGACGGCCGCGCCGTCGGCGACGACCTCGTCCGGGTTCACGGACATGTTGGGCTGCTTGCCGGTCATCTGCTTGACGAGCTCCTGGACCGCGGGCATGCGGCTGGAGCCGCCGACGAGGATGACCTCGTTGACCTGGGAGATCTGGAGGTTGGCGTCATGCAGCGCCTTGGTGACGGGGCCCTTGCAGCGGTCGAGCAGGTCGCGCGTGATGCGCTCGAACTCGGCGCGCGTGAGGGTGTAGTCGAGGTGCTTGGGGCCGGTGGCGTCGGCGGTGATGAAGGGCAGGTTGATCTGGGCCTGCTGGGCGCTGGAGAGCTCCTTCTTGGCGTTCTCGGCGGCCTCCTTCAGGCGCTGCAGGGCCATCGGGTCCTGGCGCAGGTCGATGCCGTTGTCGGACTTGAACTTGTCGGCCAGCCAGTCGATGACGCGCTGGTCCCAGTCGTCGCCGCCGAGGTGGTTGTCGCCGTTGGTGGCGAGCACCTCGACAACGCCGTCGGCGAGGTCGAGCAGCGAGACGTCGAAGGTGCCGCCGCCCAGGTCGAAGACCAGGACCTTCTGGTCGATGCCCTTCTTGTCGAGGCCGTAGGCGAGGGCCGCGGCCGTGGGCTCGTTGACGATGCGCTGGACGTTGAGGCCGGCGATCTTTCCGGCGTCCTTGGTGGCCTGGCGCTGGGCGTCGTTGAAGTAGGCGGGGACGGTGATGACGGCGTCGGTGACGGGCTCGCCGAGGTACTTCTCGGCGTCCGCCTTCATCTTGGAGAGGATCATGGCGCTGATCTGCTCGGGGGTGAAGTCCTCGCCGTCGATCTCGACGACCGCGCGGTTGCCGGTGCCGGCCTTGACCTTGTACGGGACGGTCTTGAGCTCGGAGCCGACCTCGTCGTAGCGACGGCCCATGAAGCGCTTGATCGAGAAGACCGTGTTGGTGGGGTTGGTGACGGCCTGGTTCTTGGCCGCCTTGCCGACGATGCGGTCGCCGTCGGAGCGGAAGCCGACGACAGACGGGGTGGTGCGGTCGCCCTCGGCGTTGACGATGATCGTGGGCTCGCCGCCCTCGAGGACCGCCATCGCGGAGTTGGTGGTACCCAGGTCGATACCGAGAATCTTGCCCATGGTTGCTCTCCCTTTCCTGCGCGGGGCCCGCCGCGCGGGCCCGCTCGCCTGTATCCGTTGTGTACGGTTGAGTTTATCCCCTGTGCGTGACGATTCTATACATAATCTAAGTCTCTACACATGAGATTTTTTGACGCACGGAATATAGGGTGAGCGCGGCGCTACAACAGGCGATGCTCGAAGCGTCCTCCCTCGTAGACGCCGCAGCTAGCCGACCCATCCTTGGGGATGCCCACCGACCCCGGGTTGAAGACCCAGGCGTCGTGGGCCTCGCTCCGCTCGCTCACCTTGACGTGCGTGTGGCCGTAGACCAGCGCGGAGCCGTGCGGCAGCGCGGGCCAGGCGTCCACGCTGTTGTGGTAGCCGGGGCCGTAGACGTGGCCGTGCGTGAGGAAGAGCGTCATGCCGGCGTCGGGGTCCAGGAGCACGTTGTGGTCCGCCATGCAGGGAAAGCCGAGGACCATCTGGTCGACCTCCGCCTCGCAGTTGCCGCGAACGGCGATCACGCGGTGGGCGACGGAGTTGAGCATCTCGATTACGCGCTTGGGGGCGTAGTCGGCGGGCAGGTCGTTGCGCGGCCCGTGATAGAGCAGGTCGCCAAGAAGGACGATCCTGTCGGGGCGCTCCGCGGCGACGAGGTCCATGAGGCGGGCGCAGGCGTCGGCGGCGCCGTGGATGTCGGAGGCAATGACGAGCTTCATGTGGGCTCCTTTCCGCTAGAGCGGGCCGGGCCCGAACGAGCCGCCCGTTCGAGCCCCTCCCGCCCTCGCTGTGCTTGTTGCATGATCGACGACGAGGGCGCGCACGGCAGGAAGCTCTGCGAGGACGTGCGGCCACGTCTGCGCGGAGAGGCGCGCGGCGAGGTCTCCCAGCACGTCACGGCGGGCGTGATGGCCGAGCGCCATGAGGAGCGGGGCGAGCAGCACGTCGTGCCCCGGGCGCCCGCGCAGGCGGGCGGCCAGCCGGTCGGGCGCGCCCACGAGCGCGTCCTCGCGGCCGCAAGCCCACAGCGCGGACTCGAGCAGAGCGAGCGCCACCTCGCACTCGACCCCGCGATGCCCCGCGAGCGCGACGAGGCGCCCGGGTCGCGCGGGCAGCGCGGCGTCCAGGGCGGCGGCGACGGAGGCGGCGTCCCCCTCGTCCGCGAGCAGGGGAGGTGCCAGCCGAAGCTCCTCGAAGCCCGATGCCGCCGCACGGACCGCCGATGCCGCCGCGCGCTGCAGGTAGCCACCGGCCACGTGCGTCGTCACCACGAGGACACTGCGTGCGCCGTCGCGCCGCAGGTCGGACAGGACCATCGGGAGAGGCGCCCCCACGGGGCGGCCGCCCGTGCGGGCGCGCACCGTCACGCCGGCACCGACCGCCCCCGCAAGCTCGCGCACGAGCGCGGCGGCGCCGGCGTCGCCCGCCTCTCCGGACAGGCAGCCCGCTATGACCAGGGCGTCCGGCACGAGGCTAGTGGTGGCAGGCGTGCTCCTCGCCCATGACGGGGAGCGAGCCCGCGGCGGCCATCTGCGCGACGTCGCCGACGCAGGGGGTCTGGTTCTCAAAGTAGACGGTGATGCCGGCCTGGGCGAAGCCCATCATCGGGCGCATACCCATGCCGGCGGCGACGATGGCGTCGATGCCGTTGTCGGCGAGCAGGGCGACGGGGCGCATGCAGCCGCCCTCCTCGTGGGGCGGGTTGTCGATGACGCTCACGGCCCCGACCTGACCGTCCTCCACGTCCACCACGGTGAAGCAGTCGCAGTGGCCGAAGTGGCCGGAGCGCTCGCAGTCCAGACCGCCCTTGCCGAGGGTCGGGATGGCAACCTTCATGGGAATCTCCTCTCGTTGGGCGCCTTCACGGCGCCCGCGACGTCTGACGGCGCCATTCTCGCACAAGAGCATGGGACCTGGCCGCGCTCGGAGCGACGAGCGGAGGGGTGCCGCGCAAAACGGACGCTCGTGCGACATTCCGACGCGCTTTGGAACAAAACGCCCGCTCGTGCGATGCCTTTTTGGTCCCGAAGGCCCTTTCGCCCCCTCGCCAGTCCGCAAACGCCCAGTTGATGACATCAGTTGTTTAACCTAATGCGCCTAACGCCCGAAAAAAACGTCACACGAACGGGCGTTTTGCTTTCCGAGCTCGCCATTCATCGCACGAGCGTCCGTTTTGCGCATCTATGCGGGCAGAGCCGCGCTAGACGAGTCGGAGGTCCTCGAGCACGCGCGCGACTCCGTCCTCGTCGTTGCCCGGCGCGAGGAGAGGCGCCCTGGCGAGCAGCTCGGCGGGTGCGTTTGCCATGAGGTAGCCACGGCCCACGGCCTCGAGCATGGGGACGTCGTTGTGGTTGTCACCGAACGCGACCGCGTCCGCGGGGTCGATGCCCCAGAGCTCGCAGAGTGTGCGCACCGCCTGCGCCTTGCTCGTCCCCGTCGGCATGACCTCGATGAGGGTCTCGGACGAGGTGGCAATGGCGAGCTCGGGAAAGCGCCCCTTGAGGCGACGCTCCACGCTTGCGGTGCTCCCCAGCGTGCAGAGGCAGAGAATCTTCTGCACCTCATCGCGCTCGATGGAGGCAATGGTCCCCTCGCGGGCCTCCGCCATGACGATGCGCTCCTCGGCGACCAGGCGCGGGTCGCCCTTGTCGGGCGCCACCCAGTCCTCGAAGGAGTAGGCGCTCCAGGTCATGTCCAGGCCCTCGCCCTCGGCAAAGTCAACGACCTTCTGGGCCTGCGCCCTCGTGAGGCCGTGGTGGTGAATGACGTTGCGCCGCTCGTCCAGGATGACGCCGCCGCTGTAGGTGACCACCGTGCAGCTGATCCCCTGCTGCTCGAGCAGCGGATACGTCCCGGAGATGCCCCGCGCCGTAACGATGACGAAGGGAGTCCCCGCCTCCTGAAGCGCACGGATCGCAGCTCGCGTGCGGGAGGTGACCTGATGCGCCGAGTTGAGCAGCGTGCCGTCGATGTCGCTGAAAACCGCCATTGCTGGCATGGAGGCCCCCGTTCTCCTTGTCTGCGCCCATGATAGGACATGCGAAGGAATACCATAGGCCGCAACGGCCGCCGCGCGCGGCGGCTCTGGGGGAGAGGGGCGCCATGAGGTACCTGATCGTCGGCGGCGTTGCTGCCGGAACCAAGGTCGCTGCAAAGGTCAAGCGCTGCGACCGCTCGGCCGAGGTCGTGGTAGTCACCAAGGGCGAGGACATCAGCTACGCCGGCTGCGGTCTGCCGTACTACATCGGCGGGGACATCCAGGCGCGCGACGAGCTCATCGTCAACACGCCGGCCGCCTACGCCGCCCTCACCGGCGCCGAGGTGCGCACGGGCGTGGAGGCGCTGGCGCTCGACGCGGCCGCCCACGAGATCACAGTGCGCGAGAAGGACGGCACGGAGCACGCCGAGGGGTATGACAGGCTGGTCATCGCCACGGGGGCGTCGCCGTTTGTCCCCGCGGGGCTGCCCGGCGCCGACCTGCCCGGCGTCTTCACCGTACGCACACCCGACGACGCCGAGGCAATCCGCGATCGCATCGACGCGGGCGCGCGTCGCGCCGTGGTGGTGGGCGCCGGCTTCATCGGCCTGGAGGTCGCCGAGAACCTGCTCGCCCGCGGCCTCTCCGTCACCGTGATCGACGCGATGCCGCAGATCCTGCCCAACGTCTTTGACCCCGAGATGGCTGGCTTCGCACAGCGCCAGCTCAAGGCCGCCGGCGTTCGCGTGATGACGTCGTGCCCGCTCAAGGGAATCGTCGGGGAGGACAGGGTCGACGGCGTCGAGACCGGCGCGGGCACGCTGCCGGCGGACCTCGTGGTTCTCTCCATCGGCATCCGGCCCAACACCGCATGGCTCGAGGGCTCCGGGGTGGAGACGCTCAAGGGCTGCGTGCTCGTGGACGAGTTCGGCGCCACCAATCTGCCGGACGTCTACGCCGCCGGCGACTGTGCCGAGGTCCGCAGCTTCATCACCGGGCAGCCGCAGTGGAGCGCCATGGGCTCGACGGCCAACATCGCCGGCCGCGCGATCGCCCGCACGCTCACGGGCGCGCCGACCGCCTACCCCGGCGTTCTCGGCACCGGCGTGGTGCGCCTGCTGCCCACGCTCAACGGGGGGCGGACCGGCCTCACCGAGGGTGCGGCGCGCGAGGCCGGCTTCGACCCGGTGAGCGTGGTGTCGGTGGTGGACGACAAGGCCCACTACTACCCCGGTTCCTCCAGCCTCTTCGTCAAGCTCCTCGCCGACCGCGCGACGCACCGCCTGCTCGGCGTGCAGGTGCTGGGCGCGGGGGCCGTCGACAAGGTCGTGGACGTGGTCGTGACGGCCCTCTACCAGAAGCTCGCCGTGGAGGACCTCGACATGATGGACCTCTCGTACGCGCCGCCCTTCTCGACCGCCATCCACCCGCTGGTCACGACCGCCTACATCCTTGAGAACAAGCTCGCGGGCGAGCTGGAGAGCTTCACCCCCGCCGAGTACGCCGCCGGCGCCGCCGCGGACTATCACGTGATCGACGTGCTGCCCGCGCCCACGATCCCCGGCGCGGAGTGGGTCGACCTCACCAAGATCGGCCCCGACGGGCTGCCCGGACACGCCAGGGACGAGAAGCTCCTGCTCGTGTGCGCCAAGGGCAAGCGCGGGTACTTCGCGCAGAACCGCCTCAAGGCGGCCGGCTATACTGCAACGCGCGTGCTCGAGGGCGGCGTGACGTTCAACGAGGTCCGCGTGCCGCGCCCCGCCGGCAAGAAGCTGCCCGCCGCCGAGGTCAAGCGCCTCAAGGGGCTCGGCTGCCTGCAGGACAAGCGCTACGACGACGTCTTCAACGTCCGCGTCATCACGCGCAACGGCAAGATCACGGTGGACGAGCAGCGAGCCGTGGCCGAGGCCGCCGAGCGCTTTGGCTCCGGCGAGGTGACCATGACCACGCGCCTCACGCTTGAGATCCAGGGCGTGAGGTACGACAGCATCGACGCGTGCATCGGCTTCCTCCAGGACCATGGCCTGGACGCCGGCGGCACCGGCTCCAAGGTGCGCCCGGTGGTGAGCTGCAAGGGCACCACCTGCCAGTATGGCCTGATTGACACCTTCGGCCTCTCCGAGAGGCTGCACGAGCGCTTCTACGTGGGTTACCACGGCGTCGACCTGCCGCACAAGCTCAAGATCGCCGTGGGCGGCTGCCCCAACATGTGCGTCAAGCCCGACCTCAACGACCTGGGCATCGTCGGCCAGCGCGTGCCGCAGGCCGACCTCGAGAAGTGCCGCGCCTGCAAGGTCTGCCAAGTCGTGAAGGCCTGCCCGATGGGCGACGCGCAGATCGGTCCGGACGGCAGGATCACGATTGACGGCTCCGCCTGCAACCACTGCGGGCGCTGCGTGGGAGCGTGTCCGTTCGGCGCCGTTACCGAGGGGCTCGCCGGCTACAAGGTCTACATCGGCGGGCGCTGGGGCAAGAAGACGGCGCACGGCCGGGCGCTGGACAAGATCTTCACCAGCGAGGACGAGGTCATGGACGTGGTGGAGCGCGCAATCCTCTTCTTCCGCGACGAAGGCGAGAGCGGAGAGCGCTTTGCCGACACCGTGGCGCGCCTGGGCTTTGACTACGTGCAGGAGAAGCTGCTGACGGCGCCCATCGACAAGGACGCCATCCTGGCGAAGCAGGTCGTCGGCGGCGCCACCTGCTAGGGGCCCGGAGAGGAGGTCGCGCAGCCGCGGCGCAGCATGCCCGTCATGTCCACGGCGATCGGAGCGGGGGATCACATGAGCGAGAGACGAGCCTCAATCGTCTGGGCGCTTCTCGCAGCAGCGCTCTACGCCATCAGCTCCCCTGTCTCCAAGGCCCTGCTCGACGACGTCTCTCCTACGATGATGGCGGCGCTGCTCTATCTGGGCGCCGGGCTGGGTATGCTGCTTCTGGGCCTCGTCCGGCGGCGGGCGGGCCTCGGCGAATCCGAGCGGAGGCTCACCCGCAGCGACCTCCCCTACACGGTGGGAATGATCGCGCTGGACATAGCGGCGCCCATCTGCCTCATGGCGGGCCTCGCATCCACGACCTCGGCCAACGCCTCGCTGCTCAACAACTTTGAAATCGTGGCGACCTCGCTGATCGCGCTCCTCGTGTTTGGGGAGGCCATCAGCCGGCGCCTGTGGCTCGCCATCGGCCTCATCACGCTCTCAAGCCTGATCCTCTCCTTCGAAGACGCGTCGAGCCTGAGCTTCTCCTCCGGATCGCTGCTGGTGCTCGCCGCCTGCGTATGCTGGGGGTTCGAGAACAACTGCACGCGCATGATGTCGCAGAGCGACCCGCTGGAGATCGTCGTGCTCAAGGGGTTCGGCTCCGGCCTGGGGTCTCTTGCGATAGCCTTCGCGGCGGGCGAGTCCATCCCGGCGCCGCCCTATGTGCTCGGAGCGCTCCTGCTGGGGTTTCTCGCCTACGGACTCAGCATCTTCTTCTACGTCTACGCCCAGCGGCAGCTGGGCGCGGCCAAGACCAGCGCCTACTACGCGATCGCACCGTTCATCGGTGCGGGACTGTCGCTCGTGCTGTTCCGCACCTGGCCGGAGCCCGCCTTTTGGGTCGCGCTGGCAATCATGGCCGCGGGGGCGTACCTCGCGGCGGAGTGAGGCTCGGCGGGGTGGCGCGCCTGCGAGAAGGGCGGCTAGTCGTAGTAGCCCCGCACGCCGAACAGGATGCTCTCCATCTCGCCGTAGGGCGCGTAGACCCCGATCGACTTCTCGGTCGAGAGCAGCCCGTCGTCGTCGCGCTCAAGCGAGGGGATCGCGGCGGCGGCCTTGTCCAGGGTGGTCGGGAAAACGACCTCCCCGTCGACCAGGACCTCGATCTCCGGGAACACCTCCACCGCGACGCAGGTGTCGCTCTCGTCGTAGTAGACGTGGAACGAGCCGTAGTCGTCGGTCGTGTTCTCGCTGGAGGGGGACTTCCTGAACTCCTCGAACTCGGGACCCGCGGCAGCGCGGACGGCCTCGCGGGCGGCGCCGAGCTTGATGGGACCCACGCTAGTTAGCGGATTGGCGGTTAGTTGGCGCATTTCTTAACCATAGAGAAGAGTTTGTCCGCAAGGCCACACGCGCTCATTGCGCTTCTCCCATCCCGCGATTCCCCGTTCCCCGACCACAAGATTATCAATCTGCGCAGACGCCCCCAAAGGTCAATGCGTTGACTTTCATCGAGTGTACGAATTATCACGCACGCTGGGCTTCCACAGCCCCAGAGCGCTGACGTTCTCCCAGTTGAGGGACAGCCGTCTGGGCAAAAACCACCCTAGGCACCGATTGATTCGTACACTCGGCGGACCCGGAGAGAAGCGCGGCAGAGCGACAAGGGCCAGAGATAGGGCCACTACTTCCCCTTCGCAACCTTAACGGTTTTGGTGCTGCGCCTCTTCATCTTGGGCGGGGTCGCCAGCCGCTTTCCACGTGCTTGGAGCGCGGCCACCGGCGCGCTGACATCGATTCCCAACAGGAGGTTTGCCATCCACAGGAAGAAGAGCAGGACCAGGACTGGAATGACGCACGAGGTCACGATCATGACCGCGAACTGCTCGATCAGGCGGTTGACCTGATTGCAGATCTCCTCCGAGACGCTCGTCACGCCGTTGGTCACCGTCTCTGGAATGCTCGCGATCGCGTCCGGGATGCCCTGGATGAACGCGAGCGGGTCAAACCCTTGATTGCCCTCTTCAGAGGTTTGCTCAGCACTCTCGTCAACCGCCTCAGACTGGACCTCCGCAATGGAGACGGACTCGTCAAACACCGCGTCGATTTGGTTCGTGATGCCGACACTCGTTGGTATCGTAATGACGAGCACGATGCCAAGCAGGGCAAGCTTGGCGGCAATGCGCGCGCACGTCGCCGAGGAGTACGAGCGACGATAGAGAAGCGCGGCAAGAGAGATAAGGAGGCACGCCGCAGGAACCAGCAGCCCGAACGTGGCCGTGCCAAAGATGGTCAGGAGGTACTTCTCGAGG
Above is a genomic segment from Olsenella timonensis containing:
- a CDS encoding heat shock protein transcriptional repressor HspR, with translation MAPSDKDARERGRDRDKPLYMISVAAELTGMHPQTLRVYEQKGLVTPGRSRGNTRLYSQADIERLNLISKLTDEGINLAGVVRILDMRERMLEREAELDDLRARVRELEDEVHEYRMQEKITALARYDASASPEQVMRRLLLGGSSDEKDGE
- a CDS encoding DnaJ C-terminal domain-containing protein, whose translation is MATNKSYYDILGVKRDASDDEIKRAFRKLAAKYHPDAGGDEQKFKEVSEAYTTLSDPKKRREYDQMLMFGGIPGADFGGSGGRGRYTYTTNVGGDWSDIFNSVRGGDGGFGGFDFSSIFGGAGAARAANRPTKGSDLTMSVDVSAEEAFRGATRKATYRVPSTGEEQTLTIKIPAGAVDGGKLRYRGRGEYGTNGGDRGDLVITTHVAEHPVFKRDGADVRMELPLSIYEATLGTTVDVPTPDGTEVRLKVPAGTQDGKTFRFRDLGAPNVKRKGTRGALFVTVRVKVPTMLSKKERDALAALCDADTRDYREEVMRYGAKR
- the grpE gene encoding nucleotide exchange factor GrpE, with the protein product MKVPIEVEDEKNEALGPDEVEAAEAAAADQGAEPAPEAAPDDDAEERARVEAAIRAGEEAAERELAADAGKLREERDELQKRLSDVEDQIEAAKREAADATDRMLRLQADWENFRRRTAAERLAERERAAEGLVTNLLPVIDDIERAIEHAGATEDDAQLKQFVDGVSAVHAKMLGVLAKEGVEPIDPAGEAFDPLAHQAVGRVEDAEAFDETVAQVYQKGYRMGDKVIRTAMVTVTYGGPKRPAEQADDAEAKEGEDAERDEA
- the dnaK gene encoding molecular chaperone DnaK; its protein translation is MGKILGIDLGTTNSAMAVLEGGEPTIIVNAEGDRTTPSVVGFRSDGDRIVGKAAKNQAVTNPTNTVFSIKRFMGRRYDEVGSELKTVPYKVKAGTGNRAVVEIDGEDFTPEQISAMILSKMKADAEKYLGEPVTDAVITVPAYFNDAQRQATKDAGKIAGLNVQRIVNEPTAAALAYGLDKKGIDQKVLVFDLGGGTFDVSLLDLADGVVEVLATNGDNHLGGDDWDQRVIDWLADKFKSDNGIDLRQDPMALQRLKEAAENAKKELSSAQQAQINLPFITADATGPKHLDYTLTRAEFERITRDLLDRCKGPVTKALHDANLQISQVNEVILVGGSSRMPAVQELVKQMTGKQPNMSVNPDEVVADGAAVQGGVLTGDVSGILLLDVTPLSLGVETMGGVMTKMIDRNTTIPTSKTEIYSTAADNQTSVEINVLQGEREMAADNKSLGKFQLTGIPAARRGVPQIEVTFDIDANGIVKVTAKDKATGKSQEITISGSTALSDDEVDRMVKDAEAHAEEDKKHKDEIEVRNQVDSLCYGAEQTLKDLGDKVPADQKSEVESAIADAKKALEGTDVDAIRAAGDKLTEASQKLAQIVYSTTDAGGDAGAGAAQGGSDDVVDADYEVVDDDKNN
- the yfcE gene encoding phosphodiesterase — encoded protein: MKLVIASDIHGAADACARLMDLVAAERPDRIVLLGDLLYHGPRNDLPADYAPKRVIEMLNSVAHRVIAVRGNCEAEVDQMVLGFPCMADHNVLLDPDAGMTLFLTHGHVYGPGYHNSVDAWPALPHGSALVYGHTHVKVSERSEAHDAWVFNPGSVGIPKDGSASCGVYEGGRFEHRLL
- a CDS encoding sirohydrochlorin cobaltochelatase produces the protein MPDALVIAGCLSGEAGDAGAAALVRELAGAVGAGVTVRARTGGRPVGAPLPMVLSDLRRDGARSVLVVTTHVAGGYLQRAAASAVRAAASGFEELRLAPPLLADEGDAASVAAALDAALPARPGRLVALAGHRGVECEVALALLESALWACGREDALVGAPDRLAARLRGRPGHDVLLAPLLMALGHHARRDVLGDLAARLSAQTWPHVLAELPAVRALVVDHATSTARAGGARTGGSFGPGPL
- a CDS encoding NifB/NifX family molybdenum-iron cluster-binding protein — its product is MKVAIPTLGKGGLDCERSGHFGHCDCFTVVDVEDGQVGAVSVIDNPPHEEGGCMRPVALLADNGIDAIVAAGMGMRPMMGFAQAGITVYFENQTPCVGDVAQMAAAGSLPVMGEEHACHH
- a CDS encoding HAD family hydrolase, which encodes MAVFSDIDGTLLNSAHQVTSRTRAAIRALQEAGTPFVIVTARGISGTYPLLEQQGISCTVVTYSGGVILDERRNVIHHHGLTRAQAQKVVDFAEGEGLDMTWSAYSFEDWVAPDKGDPRLVAEERIVMAEAREGTIASIERDEVQKILCLCTLGSTASVERRLKGRFPELAIATSSETLIEVMPTGTSKAQAVRTLCELWGIDPADAVAFGDNHNDVPMLEAVGRGYLMANAPAELLARAPLLAPGNDEDGVARVLEDLRLV
- a CDS encoding FAD-dependent oxidoreductase → MRYLIVGGVAAGTKVAAKVKRCDRSAEVVVVTKGEDISYAGCGLPYYIGGDIQARDELIVNTPAAYAALTGAEVRTGVEALALDAAAHEITVREKDGTEHAEGYDRLVIATGASPFVPAGLPGADLPGVFTVRTPDDAEAIRDRIDAGARRAVVVGAGFIGLEVAENLLARGLSVTVIDAMPQILPNVFDPEMAGFAQRQLKAAGVRVMTSCPLKGIVGEDRVDGVETGAGTLPADLVVLSIGIRPNTAWLEGSGVETLKGCVLVDEFGATNLPDVYAAGDCAEVRSFITGQPQWSAMGSTANIAGRAIARTLTGAPTAYPGVLGTGVVRLLPTLNGGRTGLTEGAAREAGFDPVSVVSVVDDKAHYYPGSSSLFVKLLADRATHRLLGVQVLGAGAVDKVVDVVVTALYQKLAVEDLDMMDLSYAPPFSTAIHPLVTTAYILENKLAGELESFTPAEYAAGAAADYHVIDVLPAPTIPGAEWVDLTKIGPDGLPGHARDEKLLLVCAKGKRGYFAQNRLKAAGYTATRVLEGGVTFNEVRVPRPAGKKLPAAEVKRLKGLGCLQDKRYDDVFNVRVITRNGKITVDEQRAVAEAAERFGSGEVTMTTRLTLEIQGVRYDSIDACIGFLQDHGLDAGGTGSKVRPVVSCKGTTCQYGLIDTFGLSERLHERFYVGYHGVDLPHKLKIAVGGCPNMCVKPDLNDLGIVGQRVPQADLEKCRACKVCQVVKACPMGDAQIGPDGRITIDGSACNHCGRCVGACPFGAVTEGLAGYKVYIGGRWGKKTAHGRALDKIFTSEDEVMDVVERAILFFRDEGESGERFADTVARLGFDYVQEKLLTAPIDKDAILAKQVVGGATC